From Macrobrachium nipponense isolate FS-2020 chromosome 6, ASM1510439v2, whole genome shotgun sequence, a single genomic window includes:
- the LOC135216216 gene encoding uncharacterized protein LOC135216216 → MFQSSMFYGQRNAALETQERVPWVAPDDAEGSDVDVSPLDIDSDDDDPTYVPDEGLTQDDAFDPPNSRARKVNVVVPQAMPMEEEGEPNPKRSRADEWKKEDIDIRALPNFIHQKPDYLREPYEYFSQFFTTELREHIVYHPTCTQDRRIDNDQAAASQDRFFKVRVPFTKVTREFLKVPETPIHSIDEVMVAYKGTRAGNLRQYVAKKPDKWGFKLFCRSSVDGFCGMIFSCNPPRGDNLCEPPYYAI, encoded by the exons ATG TTCCAAAGCAGTATGTTTTATGGGCAACGCAATGCTGCATTGGAGACTCAGGAACGTGTACCATGGGTAGCCCCTGACGACGCTGAAGGAAGTGATGTCGACGTGAGCCCTTTggacattgacagtgatgatgacgaccctacctacgttcctgacgaaggccttactCAGGACGATGCCTTTGACCCTCCTAACTCTAGAG ctcgcaaggtcaatgttgttgtccctcaagcgatgcctatggaagaggaaggtgagcctaaccctaagaggtctcgtgctgatgaatggaagaaggaagacatTGATATCCGTGCCCTGCCCAACTTCATTCATCAGAAGCCTGACTATTTGAGGGAACCTTAtgaatatttctcccagttcttcACAACTGAATTGAGGGAACACATTGTGTATCATCCAACCTGTACTCAAGACAGAAGGAT CGACAATGACCAGGCAGCTGCATCCCAAGATCGGTTCTTCAAGGTGAGAGTCCCCTTCACCAAGGTCACCAGAGAGTTCCTGAAAGTTCCTGAGACTCCTATCCACTCCATTGATGAAGTGATGGTCGCCTATAAGGGCACAAGGGCTGGTAACCTTCGCCAGTATGTCGCAAAGAAGCCTGACAAGTGGGGCTTCAAGTTGTTCTGCCGCTCCAGTGTGGATGGGTTTTGTGGCATGATATTCTCATGTAACCCCCCAAGGGGAGACAACCTTTGTGAGCCACCATACTATGCTATCTGA